A window of the Pedobacter frigiditerrae genome harbors these coding sequences:
- a CDS encoding DUF6600 domain-containing protein codes for MKNMIKLPALLVGLMLLFAGTTQSAKAQQEDVSLQSFYDELSPYGTWIQDPQYGYVWRPDVDQEDFRPYYSNGRWAMTEYGNTWVSNYDWGWAPFHYGRWIYNRYNQWVWLPDTVWGPAWVSWRSGGGYYGWAPLGPSISIGINIGRGGYRVPDMCWNFIPYNNIYINSYPRYNYGRNRVYIQNTVIINNTYVRNNRTYYTGPRAEEVRRATNQNVTVYNVNRSSRPGASRIDDRNVNIYSPRASRDNGNSAPRNAVQGSINRGPVGRENNVTANRGDRGNNNGGFDRNNGNVNQGADRNADRGYNGSTSTRPSRNGNEVTAPQGRENGNRGNENNGVANQRPSVFDRRSDGNNNQSQRVERTQPTPQSQPQEQRVERSREMPQQQRVERQQPVQQAQPQQQRVERSREMPQQQRMERPQPVQQAQPQQQRMERQQSQPQRVERTQSAPQQRSSGGGSESRGERGGGGGRPGRG; via the coding sequence ATGAAAAACATGATCAAATTACCAGCACTGCTGGTAGGTCTCATGCTCTTATTTGCTGGAACCACACAATCGGCAAAGGCTCAGCAAGAGGATGTTTCCTTACAATCGTTTTACGATGAACTTTCTCCTTATGGAACTTGGATTCAGGACCCGCAATACGGTTACGTTTGGCGTCCGGATGTAGACCAAGAAGATTTTAGGCCTTATTACAGTAATGGTCGTTGGGCAATGACCGAGTATGGAAATACTTGGGTAAGTAACTACGATTGGGGCTGGGCTCCGTTTCACTACGGACGTTGGATTTACAACCGTTACAACCAATGGGTTTGGTTACCAGATACAGTTTGGGGACCAGCTTGGGTAAGTTGGAGAAGTGGTGGCGGATATTATGGATGGGCTCCTTTAGGACCAAGCATTAGCATCGGTATAAATATTGGCAGGGGTGGATACAGAGTTCCAGATATGTGCTGGAACTTTATTCCTTACAACAATATTTACATCAACAGCTATCCTCGTTATAACTATGGTAGAAACAGGGTATACATTCAAAACACTGTAATTATCAACAATACTTATGTTCGCAATAACAGGACATATTATACTGGTCCTAGAGCTGAAGAAGTAAGACGTGCAACTAATCAAAATGTAACTGTTTATAATGTTAACAGAAGCAGCAGACCAGGTGCATCTAGAATTGATGATAGAAACGTAAATATTTACAGTCCACGTGCTAGCAGAGATAATGGAAACTCGGCTCCAAGAAATGCAGTTCAGGGTAGTATTAACCGCGGACCAGTTGGAAGAGAGAATAATGTAACCGCTAATCGTGGTGACAGGGGAAATAATAATGGCGGATTTGATAGAAACAATGGAAACGTAAATCAAGGTGCCGATAGGAATGCTGACAGGGGCTACAATGGTAGCACTTCAACTAGACCTTCTAGAAATGGAAATGAAGTAACTGCTCCTCAAGGAAGAGAAAACGGTAATCGAGGTAATGAGAATAATGGTGTTGCAAACCAAAGACCAAGTGTTTTTGACAGAAGAAGCGATGGTAACAATAACCAATCTCAACGAGTTGAACGTACTCAGCCTACACCACAATCTCAACCTCAAGAACAAAGGGTTGAACGTAGCCGAGAAATGCCACAGCAACAAAGAGTTGAGCGTCAGCAGCCCGTACAGCAGGCGCAACCTCAACAACAAAGAGTTGAGCGTAGTAGAGAAATGCCACAGCAACAAAGGATGGAGCGCCCTCAGCCTGTACAACAAGCGCAACCTCAGCAACAAAGAATGGAAAGACAACAATCACAACCTCAACGTGTAGAGCGTACACAATCAGCTCCACAACAAAGAAGTTCTGGCGGTGGTTCAGAAAGTCGTGGTGAGAGAGGTGGAGGCGGTGGCCGTCCAGGAAGAGGATAA
- the gmk gene encoding guanylate kinase: MKQGKLIIFSAPSGAGKTTIVRHLLKKFPQLSFSISATTRESRGTEKHENDYYFITKEDFLHKVARQEFVEFEEVYSGTFYGTLRSEIQRIWDSGKHVIFDIDVEGGLRLKRKYEDDALAIFVQPPSLEVLKERLTGRGTDSQEKLQERFIKAEKELLYADKFDIILKNYDLEVACAEAEKIVASFLKK; this comes from the coding sequence ATGAAACAAGGCAAACTCATTATATTTTCTGCACCATCAGGAGCTGGTAAAACAACCATTGTAAGACACTTACTAAAGAAATTTCCGCAATTAAGTTTCTCTATCTCTGCAACTACAAGAGAATCTCGTGGAACAGAAAAACATGAAAACGATTATTATTTCATCACTAAAGAAGATTTTTTGCATAAAGTTGCTCGTCAAGAATTTGTAGAATTTGAAGAGGTTTACAGCGGAACATTTTATGGCACCTTGCGTTCAGAAATTCAAAGGATTTGGGATTCTGGCAAACATGTAATTTTTGATATCGATGTTGAAGGTGGTTTACGCTTAAAAAGAAAATACGAAGATGATGCATTGGCTATTTTTGTTCAACCGCCATCTTTAGAAGTATTAAAAGAGCGTTTAACTGGAAGAGGAACTGATAGCCAAGAAAAACTTCAAGAACGTTTTATAAAAGCAGAAAAAGAACTTTTATACGCAGATAAGTTTGACATCATACTTAAGAACTACGATTTAGAGGTTGCTTGTGCTGAAGCGGAGAAAATAGTAGCTTCATTTCTAAAAAAATGA
- a CDS encoding type II toxin-antitoxin system VapC family toxin, protein MSYLLDTHTFIWFINGDSSLPKKVIDEIKDLNNQCFISIASIWEIAIKSKLNKLSLLSEFDKIFEFLDQNQIEILPISFNHILSLNQLEFHHRDPFDRILIAQAITEELVLLSKDKNFILYDVNVFW, encoded by the coding sequence ATGTCTTATTTATTAGATACACATACATTTATTTGGTTTATAAATGGTGATTCTTCCTTACCCAAAAAGGTTATTGATGAAATCAAAGATTTAAATAATCAATGTTTTATAAGCATTGCAAGTATTTGGGAAATAGCAATAAAATCTAAATTAAATAAACTTTCACTTCTATCTGAATTTGATAAAATATTTGAATTTTTAGACCAGAATCAGATTGAAATTCTGCCCATAAGTTTCAATCATATTTTATCACTTAATCAATTAGAATTTCATCATCGCGACCCTTTTGATAGAATTTTAATTGCTCAGGCAATTACTGAAGAACTTGTTTTATTATCTAAAGACAAGAATTTTATTTTATATGATGTTAATGTTTTTTGGTAA
- a CDS encoding RtcB family protein, which produces MKTEITGKTLKALGYTEGKILGLALEILRDNFQDIEVNEVQKLLKKVKNYPESFLDDEVVGVLATAIIEEANPKGDGTIELIENAKAYTVFGENYIEDGAKDQMNIAMKLPVTQAGALMPDAHQGYGLPIGGVLATRNAIIPYGVGVDIGCRMALSIFDIPEKYYFGKDAMYKRELIAHTKFGAGQNFKGDERADHEVLENEDFNSTPFLKNLHGKAWAQLGTSGGGNHFVEWGIIDFAERDEVLNIDKGRYVALLTHSGSRGFGATIAGHYTKIAKEICKLPKEAINLAYLDMNSAEGQEYWIAMNLAGDYASACHEVIHKRLTKAIGAKVLAKVENHHNFAWKETINGEELIVHRKGATPAGKGVMGIIPGSMTAPGFLVRGKGETSSINSASHGAGRLMSRTKAIQSITKSDMKAILKDHNVTLIGAGLDEAPMAYKDINKVMAAQTDLVDVIAKFEPKMVRMADDGSRED; this is translated from the coding sequence ATGAAAACAGAAATAACAGGTAAAACCCTTAAAGCCTTGGGTTATACTGAAGGAAAAATATTAGGCTTGGCTTTAGAAATCTTGAGAGACAATTTTCAAGATATTGAAGTAAATGAAGTTCAAAAATTACTGAAGAAGGTAAAAAATTATCCAGAAAGTTTTTTGGATGATGAAGTAGTAGGTGTTTTGGCAACAGCAATTATAGAAGAAGCAAATCCTAAAGGCGATGGAACGATAGAGTTAATCGAAAATGCGAAAGCTTACACTGTATTTGGAGAAAACTATATCGAAGATGGTGCAAAAGACCAAATGAACATCGCTATGAAATTGCCAGTTACTCAAGCTGGTGCTTTAATGCCAGATGCGCACCAAGGTTATGGCTTGCCAATTGGCGGCGTTTTAGCTACTCGTAACGCCATAATTCCTTATGGTGTTGGAGTTGATATAGGTTGTAGAATGGCGTTGAGTATATTTGATATTCCTGAGAAATATTATTTTGGTAAGGATGCAATGTATAAGCGAGAATTGATAGCTCACACTAAATTTGGCGCTGGTCAGAATTTTAAAGGTGATGAGAGAGCAGACCATGAAGTTTTAGAAAATGAAGATTTCAACTCTACTCCTTTCTTAAAAAATTTACACGGCAAAGCTTGGGCTCAATTGGGTACTTCGGGTGGTGGAAATCACTTTGTGGAATGGGGAATTATAGATTTTGCAGAGCGAGATGAAGTTTTGAATATCGACAAAGGACGTTATGTAGCTTTATTAACCCACTCTGGCTCTCGTGGATTTGGAGCAACTATAGCTGGTCATTACACCAAGATAGCCAAGGAGATTTGCAAGTTGCCTAAAGAAGCCATTAACTTAGCTTATTTGGATATGAACAGTGCAGAAGGTCAAGAATATTGGATTGCAATGAATTTGGCTGGAGATTATGCTTCTGCGTGTCATGAGGTGATACATAAAAGATTAACCAAAGCCATTGGTGCTAAAGTTTTAGCGAAGGTAGAAAACCACCACAATTTTGCTTGGAAAGAGACCATAAATGGCGAAGAATTAATCGTTCACAGAAAAGGAGCTACTCCAGCTGGAAAAGGTGTGATGGGAATTATTCCAGGAAGTATGACAGCACCAGGATTTTTGGTTAGGGGAAAAGGCGAGACAAGCTCAATCAATTCTGCTTCTCATGGCGCAGGGCGATTAATGAGCCGTACAAAAGCGATACAATCTATTACAAAGTCTGATATGAAAGCAATTTTGAAAGACCACAACGTTACCTTAATTGGTGCGGGCTTAGATGAAGCGCCAATGGCTTATAAAGACATTAATAAGGTTATGGCAGCACAAACTGATTTAGTTGATGTGATTGCGAAGTTTGAACCAAAAATGGTGAGAATGGCTGATGATGGAAGTAGGGAGGATTAG
- a CDS encoding WYL domain-containing protein translates to MAINKLALIRYKTIDDCLRNRFRKWTLNDIIEKVAKTLYEMEGITSGVSKRTIQADIQLMRSDKLGYNAPIVVQDKRFYAYEDSNFSITKAPINNADVDKMKEIVGVLKQFNAFNYFDEMSDMIARLENNLYKSTKQTGNNIQLEGNKLVKGLECIPDLYRAILNKVPLLIEYKSFKAKESQQQIYYPYLLKEYRNRWFLITKSKKSPQLLTLALDRIVEFQELPNEEFRAYQGVDFDRYFEDVIGVTKSEKDRAQKVILEFENYHAPYIITKPLHDSQVVLTKNEKTTTVRIDVVLNYELEREILGFGECVKVLAPRLLVSKIKRRLANANRQYEEKPAMPNEQLNQ, encoded by the coding sequence ATGGCCATCAATAAATTAGCGCTCATTAGATACAAAACAATTGATGATTGTTTAAGGAATCGTTTCCGTAAATGGACTTTAAATGATATCATTGAGAAGGTTGCAAAAACTCTTTACGAGATGGAAGGAATTACCTCTGGTGTTAGTAAACGCACTATTCAAGCAGATATACAATTGATGCGAAGCGATAAGTTAGGTTACAATGCGCCAATCGTTGTGCAAGACAAACGATTTTATGCCTATGAAGATTCTAATTTTAGCATTACAAAAGCTCCAATAAACAATGCTGATGTAGATAAAATGAAAGAAATAGTTGGCGTGTTAAAGCAATTTAATGCATTTAATTATTTCGATGAAATGAGCGACATGATTGCTCGCTTAGAGAATAACTTGTACAAAAGCACCAAACAAACCGGAAATAATATTCAGTTAGAGGGCAACAAATTAGTAAAAGGCTTGGAATGTATTCCAGATTTATATCGTGCTATATTAAATAAAGTGCCCTTATTAATTGAGTATAAATCTTTTAAGGCTAAAGAATCTCAACAACAAATTTATTATCCATATTTGCTAAAGGAATATAGAAATAGATGGTTTCTGATTACAAAATCGAAAAAAAGCCCACAATTATTAACACTTGCTCTAGACAGAATTGTTGAGTTTCAAGAGTTACCCAATGAAGAATTTAGAGCGTATCAAGGAGTTGATTTTGATAGATATTTCGAAGATGTAATTGGCGTAACTAAAAGTGAAAAAGATAGGGCCCAAAAGGTAATATTGGAATTTGAAAACTATCATGCGCCGTATATCATTACAAAACCACTGCATGATTCGCAAGTCGTACTCACTAAAAATGAAAAAACCACAACTGTTAGAATAGATGTGGTTTTAAATTATGAGTTAGAAAGAGAAATTTTAGGCTTCGGCGAATGCGTAAAAGTGCTTGCACCAAGGTTATTAGTCTCTAAAATAAAACGAAGATTGGCAAATGCAAATAGACAATATGAAGAAAAACCTGCTATGCCCAATGAACAATTGAACCAATGA
- the nadD gene encoding nicotinate (nicotinamide) nucleotide adenylyltransferase — protein MDIEPKTENRKLLTGLFFGSYNPIHIGHLIIANYMASFSGLKEVWLVVSPHNPLKQKSGLANMYDRLEMAKLATENAPQIKVSDIEFKLPQPSYTIDTLTHLQERYPEKEFVLIMGADNLVSLKKWKNYEILLKDYHIYVYPRPGADVSEWKNHPSITFTDTPEMEISSTFIRKALKDNKNIQFFVPDNVLEFIEQKSMYR, from the coding sequence ATGGATATCGAACCGAAAACTGAAAACCGAAAACTGCTCACGGGCCTTTTCTTCGGTTCATATAATCCCATCCATATCGGCCACTTAATTATTGCCAACTATATGGCAAGTTTTAGTGGTTTGAAAGAAGTTTGGTTAGTTGTTTCACCTCATAATCCACTAAAGCAAAAGAGCGGTTTGGCTAATATGTACGACCGTTTGGAAATGGCTAAATTGGCGACTGAAAATGCACCGCAAATTAAGGTAAGTGATATAGAATTTAAATTACCTCAGCCTTCCTATACGATAGATACACTTACCCATTTACAAGAGCGCTATCCAGAAAAAGAATTCGTTTTAATAATGGGAGCTGACAATTTGGTGTCCTTGAAAAAATGGAAGAATTACGAAATCTTGCTTAAAGATTATCATATCTATGTTTATCCACGCCCTGGTGCCGATGTAAGTGAATGGAAAAATCATCCCTCAATTACTTTTACGGATACGCCAGAAATGGAAATCTCCTCAACCTTTATTCGCAAAGCTTTAAAAGACAATAAAAACATTCAATTTTTTGTTCCAGATAATGTGCTAGAGTTTATCGAACAGAAAAGTATGTATAGATAG
- a CDS encoding SAM-dependent methyltransferase → MQRGTLFLIPVPLAENAQNKSYTPFLIDTINVIKTYIVENEKTARKFLKEAGLKTPQSELLIHDFGKHKRGNSLVPYFTQLMSGIDVGLMSEAGCPGVADPGAEIVAEAHKRGIKVVPLVGPNSMIQALMSSGFSGQSFTFHGYLPIDKVERAKRIKELEALSQKNKQTQLFMETPFRNNHLFEDVLKNCSGSTQLCIACNINGDDEYIKTLTVGAWKSERIDLHKKPTVFLIYKAS, encoded by the coding sequence ATGCAAAGAGGTACCTTGTTTTTAATCCCAGTTCCATTGGCAGAAAATGCCCAAAATAAATCCTACACGCCATTTTTGATTGATACAATTAATGTAATTAAAACCTACATTGTTGAAAATGAAAAAACAGCTCGTAAGTTTTTAAAGGAAGCTGGTTTAAAAACTCCACAAAGTGAATTACTTATTCACGATTTTGGCAAACACAAACGTGGAAACTCTTTAGTGCCTTATTTTACTCAATTAATGTCGGGTATCGATGTTGGTTTAATGAGCGAAGCTGGTTGCCCAGGTGTTGCTGACCCAGGTGCAGAAATTGTTGCAGAAGCACACAAACGTGGGATAAAGGTTGTGCCTTTGGTTGGACCAAATTCTATGATACAAGCTTTAATGTCATCTGGGTTTAGTGGACAGAGTTTTACTTTTCATGGGTATTTACCAATTGATAAAGTAGAGAGAGCTAAACGCATAAAAGAGCTTGAAGCATTATCGCAAAAAAACAAACAAACTCAATTGTTCATGGAAACTCCATTTAGGAACAACCATCTATTTGAAGACGTACTGAAAAACTGTAGCGGCAGTACTCAGCTTTGCATAGCTTGTAATATTAATGGTGATGATGAATACATTAAAACCTTAACAGTTGGTGCTTGGAAAAGCGAAAGAATAGACTTGCACAAAAAGCCAACTGTGTTTTTGATTTATAAAGCTTCTTAA
- a CDS encoding TROVE domain-containing protein: MKFNFFNTRKQLVTNFESAKAFIMTPELELYTAVVTTGLNDSFYESGSSRLNRIKELIEKCNPTFVAKLAIYARTEMNLRSIPIVLSVELANKISGDSIVSKTVNKIVIRADEITELLAYYQIANGRTETKKLNKLSKQIQKGLVNSFNRFDEYQFAKYNRNTDVKLKDALFLVHPKAKDNLQQEIFNKIASDNLATPYTWETELSELGKIDFENSNVKSIAFTKKWEELIESKKVGYMALMRNLRNILEANVSAKHIEMVCSYLANEKAVLNSKQLPFRFLSAYRELKSTKSSFTSIILDALENAVMYSAKNIKGFGFDTSLVIACDVSGSMQKAVSARSTVLLYDIGLMLAMLLQSQCKNVTTGMFGDTYKVINMPKRNVLANVMEYYKREGEVGYATNGYLVIDDLIKQRKVVDKVMIFTDTQMWNNNNNNSNSFAESWTNYKRMAPNAKLYLFDLAGYNTQPIDVKQNDVYLLAGWSDKVFDMLSGMENAVSALEKISKIEI; encoded by the coding sequence ATGAAATTTAATTTTTTTAACACTAGAAAACAACTTGTTACAAACTTTGAAAGTGCAAAAGCATTTATCATGACACCAGAGTTGGAATTATATACTGCTGTAGTAACAACAGGATTAAATGATTCATTTTATGAGTCGGGCAGCTCTAGATTAAATAGAATTAAAGAGTTAATCGAAAAATGCAATCCAACATTCGTTGCAAAGCTTGCTATTTATGCACGTACTGAAATGAATTTAAGATCAATTCCAATAGTTTTGTCAGTAGAATTAGCTAATAAGATTTCTGGAGATTCAATTGTAAGTAAAACTGTAAATAAAATAGTTATTAGAGCAGATGAGATAACAGAATTACTTGCATATTATCAAATTGCTAACGGAAGAACTGAAACAAAAAAATTAAATAAGCTTTCTAAACAAATTCAAAAAGGCTTGGTTAATTCTTTCAATAGGTTTGATGAATATCAGTTTGCAAAATATAATAGAAACACTGATGTAAAACTGAAAGATGCTTTGTTCTTGGTTCACCCAAAGGCTAAAGATAATTTACAACAAGAAATTTTTAATAAGATTGCCTCAGATAATTTGGCTACTCCTTACACATGGGAAACTGAACTATCTGAATTAGGTAAAATCGATTTTGAAAATAGTAATGTAAAATCAATAGCATTTACCAAAAAATGGGAGGAACTAATCGAAAGCAAAAAAGTTGGCTATATGGCTTTGATGAGAAATCTTCGAAACATTTTAGAGGCAAATGTTTCTGCTAAACATATAGAAATGGTTTGTTCTTATTTGGCTAATGAAAAAGCAGTTTTAAACTCGAAACAACTTCCGTTTAGATTTCTTTCAGCTTACAGAGAGCTTAAATCAACCAAATCTAGTTTTACATCTATAATATTAGATGCATTGGAGAATGCTGTGATGTATAGCGCTAAGAATATAAAAGGTTTTGGATTTGACACTTCATTAGTAATTGCTTGTGACGTTTCAGGTTCAATGCAAAAAGCAGTTTCGGCAAGGAGTACTGTATTGCTATATGATATTGGTTTAATGTTAGCTATGTTATTACAATCGCAATGCAAAAATGTAACTACTGGAATGTTTGGTGATACCTATAAAGTAATTAATATGCCGAAACGAAATGTTTTAGCAAACGTTATGGAGTATTACAAACGTGAGGGAGAAGTTGGTTATGCCACAAATGGATATTTAGTAATTGATGACCTTATTAAACAAAGAAAAGTGGTAGATAAAGTAATGATATTTACTGATACTCAAATGTGGAATAATAATAATAATAACAGCAATTCATTTGCAGAATCATGGACTAATTACAAAAGAATGGCTCCAAATGCAAAGTTATATTTATTCGATTTGGCAGGCTACAATACGCAACCAATAGATGTTAAACAAAATGATGTTTATCTATTAGCTGGTTGGTCTGATAAAGTTTTCGATATGCTTTCAGGTATGGAAAATGCTGTTTCTGCACTCGAAAAAATTAGTAAAATTGAAATATAA
- a CDS encoding DUF2281 domain-containing protein, whose product MTDIQLYSQISALPSDLKKQVSEFVASLKKKTKSGKQIKERQFGYAKGFFKMANDFDEPLEDFKEYM is encoded by the coding sequence ATGACTGATATTCAATTATATAGCCAAATATCTGCTTTGCCTTCTGATTTAAAGAAACAAGTGTCTGAGTTTGTTGCTTCATTGAAGAAAAAAACTAAATCAGGCAAACAAATTAAAGAAAGACAATTTGGATACGCCAAAGGCTTTTTTAAAATGGCTAATGATTTTGATGAGCCTTTAGAAGATTTTAAGGAATATATGTAA
- a CDS encoding YicC/YloC family endoribonuclease has protein sequence MTGFGLAATDIENVKFAVEIKSLNSKFLELNLKLPRAYSDKELLLRNTCSKDIERGKVNVSVNIERSDDNQKGATINTTLLTRYYKQLEEINASLGANSANLLQTALNFPEVITYTEEEIGENDWEVLHQTFLKALANFNQFREDEGKVLRADLELRIQNILDFFAEIDKLAPLRVPQVKARLTQFLEETVGKVNIDQNRLEQELIYYIDKLDITEEKTRLKSHCDYFMATLKGKDANGKKLGFISQEIGREINTMGAKANDAHIQQLVVGMKEELEKIKEQLLNVL, from the coding sequence ATGACAGGCTTTGGCTTGGCAGCTACTGACATAGAAAATGTAAAGTTTGCTGTTGAGATAAAATCTCTGAACTCTAAGTTTTTGGAGTTAAATTTAAAATTACCAAGAGCATATTCAGATAAAGAGCTTTTATTGCGTAATACTTGCAGTAAAGATATTGAACGAGGAAAAGTTAATGTTTCTGTAAACATTGAACGTAGCGACGACAATCAGAAAGGAGCTACAATTAACACCACTCTACTAACTCGTTATTACAAACAACTAGAAGAAATTAATGCTTCTTTGGGTGCAAATTCAGCAAATCTATTGCAAACCGCCCTTAACTTTCCCGAAGTAATTACTTATACGGAAGAAGAGATTGGTGAAAATGATTGGGAAGTTTTACATCAAACATTTTTAAAAGCACTAGCCAATTTTAATCAGTTTAGAGAAGATGAAGGCAAAGTTTTAAGAGCAGATTTAGAACTTCGAATTCAAAACATTTTAGACTTTTTTGCTGAAATAGATAAGCTTGCTCCGTTAAGAGTTCCACAAGTAAAAGCCAGATTAACTCAATTTTTAGAAGAAACAGTTGGCAAGGTAAACATCGACCAAAATCGTTTAGAGCAAGAGTTGATTTACTATATTGATAAATTAGACATTACCGAAGAGAAAACCCGCTTAAAAAGCCACTGTGATTATTTCATGGCTACCCTAAAAGGTAAAGATGCCAATGGTAAAAAATTAGGGTTTATCTCTCAAGAAATCGGCAGAGAAATTAATACCATGGGTGCCAAAGCTAATGATGCGCATATACAGCAATTAGTTGTGGGAATGAAAGAAGAATTAGAAAAAATTAAAGAACAGTTATTGAACGTGTTATAA
- a CDS encoding peptide chain release factor 3, which yields MLNPEIEKRKTFAIISHPDAGKTTLTEKFLLFGGAINTAGAVKRNKANQSSTSDFMEIEKQRGISVATSVMGFEYNGKRINILDTPGHKDFAEDTYRTLSAVDSVILVVDCVKGVEEQTEKLMSVCRMRNTPVIIFVNKMDREGKDAFDLLDEIENKLNISLCPLSWPIGQGHTFKGVYSIYNNHLNLFEPDKKKISTPVIEVNSLDDENLAQFLPEKSLSTLKEELELVEGVYGAVDKEMYLEGLLAPVFFGSAINNFGIKELLDTFVNIAPSPKSREAEERTVLATEKNFSGFVFKIHANLDPNHRDRIAFLRICSGKFERNKFFYHTRNNKKIKFSNPMDFMANEKSIVEEAWPGDVVGLYDSGTFKIGDTLTEGEKLQFKGIPSFSPEIFKEVENRDPLKTKQLEKGLQQLTEEGVAQLFVMQPGNRKVIGAVGDLQFEVIAFRLEHEYGAKAHFRMLSYTRSNWVTSKDPKKLEEFLKRKQQHIGEDKDGNPVYLADNEFMINMTMRDYPDIEFHKTSEFK from the coding sequence ATGTTAAATCCTGAAATAGAAAAAAGAAAAACATTTGCAATTATTAGTCACCCCGATGCTGGTAAAACCACATTAACCGAAAAGTTCTTGCTTTTTGGTGGCGCAATTAATACTGCTGGTGCTGTAAAACGGAATAAAGCGAATCAAAGTAGCACATCCGATTTTATGGAAATTGAAAAGCAACGTGGTATTTCGGTAGCAACATCTGTAATGGGTTTCGAATATAATGGCAAGCGCATCAATATTTTAGATACACCTGGTCACAAGGATTTCGCTGAAGATACTTACCGTACTTTATCTGCAGTTGATAGTGTGATTTTGGTGGTAGATTGTGTGAAAGGTGTGGAAGAGCAGACCGAAAAATTAATGTCGGTTTGTAGAATGAGAAATACACCAGTAATCATTTTCGTTAACAAAATGGACCGTGAGGGTAAAGATGCCTTTGATTTATTAGATGAAATTGAAAACAAATTAAACATCAGTTTATGTCCGTTGAGTTGGCCAATTGGTCAAGGTCATACTTTTAAAGGAGTTTATAGCATTTACAACAACCACCTTAATTTATTTGAGCCAGACAAAAAGAAAATAAGCACTCCTGTTATTGAGGTGAACAGTTTAGATGACGAGAATTTAGCACAGTTTTTACCAGAAAAATCATTATCGACTTTAAAAGAAGAATTGGAATTAGTTGAAGGCGTTTATGGCGCAGTTGACAAAGAAATGTACCTAGAAGGTTTATTGGCCCCAGTATTTTTTGGCAGCGCTATTAATAACTTTGGGATTAAGGAATTATTGGACACGTTTGTAAACATTGCTCCTAGTCCGAAAAGTAGAGAAGCAGAAGAACGTACTGTTTTAGCAACTGAAAAGAATTTTAGTGGTTTTGTATTTAAAATACACGCCAACTTAGACCCGAACCATAGAGATAGAATTGCATTTTTAAGAATTTGCTCTGGTAAATTTGAGCGTAATAAGTTCTTCTATCATACCAGAAATAACAAGAAAATAAAATTCTCCAACCCGATGGATTTTATGGCCAACGAAAAAAGCATTGTTGAAGAAGCTTGGCCAGGTGATGTGGTGGGTTTATACGACAGTGGTACTTTTAAAATTGGCGATACTTTAACGGAAGGTGAGAAATTACAATTTAAAGGTATTCCGAGCTTCTCTCCGGAGATTTTCAAGGAAGTTGAGAATAGAGATCCATTAAAAACTAAACAGCTAGAAAAGGGCTTACAACAATTAACTGAAGAAGGTGTTGCACAATTATTTGTCATGCAGCCTGGTAATAGAAAAGTAATTGGTGCGGTTGGAGATTTACAGTTTGAGGTTATCGCTTTTAGATTGGAGCATGAGTATGGTGCAAAAGCGCATTTCAGGATGTTAAGTTATACTCGTTCTAACTGGGTAACATCAAAAGACCCTAAAAAATTAGAGGAGTTTTTAAAACGTAAACAACAGCATATTGGTGAAGATAAAGATGGTAATCCAGTTTATTTAGCGGATAATGAGTTCATGATTAACATGACGATGAGAGATTATCCAGATATTGAATTCCATAAAACGAGTGAGTTTAAGTAG